In the genome of Campylobacter avium LMG 24591, the window TTTTGTTGTTATGTCATGGATTAGTTTTTCATTCCCATTTCTTAATTCTTCGTTGATAAATTTAAATTTCTCTGTCCTTGTAAAGTCGTTGTTTTCAGCGTATTGATTTGTAAGTGTTTGAATTTTGCCGTCTAAAAATCTATCGCTAAGTTCTATGTTGGAGGTTTTATACTGTCTAGTTCTGTATGCAAACCTTACCCTTTCTTTGCTTATGTTTTGTGCCTTATCTTTAGCTACAACATAGGCTACAAAGTCGCTTTTTCTAGAATCCCAAGCTATTAAAGCACCATAATATCCATCTTTTAGATACTGCTTGCTTATGAATTTATTGCCTTCATTATCCTCTATATACACTTCGTCTAAATTCTCATCTCTAGCTCTAAAAATCACAAGTGCCGCACCGCCTTGTTCTATCGACGGCGAATGAGATATGATGTTTATCAAAGGTCTTTTGTTATCATTTATGACTAAAACATCCTTTACAGTCTCATTTCCTCTAAAGAAATTCCATAAAGAATTATCCTTAGCCTCTATCCTAAGTAAAATTTGCTTGCTATTTGCAAAGCTTTCTTTGGGTAGTGAAATTTGTAAATTTAATTCTTTTTGCAGAGCGATTTTTTGCTCGCTTAAAAGCTCAAAGCTTGAATTTGCGTCCTTTTGAACTGATAATTTTATCTTGCTTATACCTGATAAGGAATCTGTTAATGAAAGTTCTAAATTTTGTTTTGAATTTACATACACGGTGTCAGCTATAAGTATTTGCGGTGCTTCTTTTTCAAAGACTTCAAGCTCTTTTGACATATAAAGAGCTAGAGCTATTAAAACAAATACTAAAATTCCTATTATTTTGCCACTTTTTTTCTTTCTAGCCATCATGTCTTCCTTAAAATTAAACGGCCAAATTTTATCTAAAATTTAGTAAATATTAAGTTTTGTTTACAAAATATCTCTTAGCGAATTTGCCTTTTTCATCCACTTTCCTAAGGCTTTTAGGTCGTTTTTTTCTATCATTTGCTTGCAGTAGCTTAGTTCTTGTTCGAAAAGTTCTATGCTGTTTAATAAATTTTCTTTATTTTGCTCAAAAATGCTAGTCCACATATCAGGCGAGGATTTTGCTATACGACTCATGCCTCTAAAAGAGCCTCCTGCTAGATGAACTATATTTTTTTTATTCTCCTCTTTCATGACGAAATTTGCCAAAGCAAAGCTTATGGCGTGTGGTAGGTGCGAAATGATGGCTGTGTGGTGGTCGTGAGCTTTGCTATTCATAAAAACTATCCTCATGCCAATGTGAGATAAAATTTCAATAGCCCTTTGTCTGTGCGATACAAGAGCCCTTTGGCTGTCGCAAATCACGCAAACACCGTCTTTGTATAATTCTTTAAAGGCCGCTTTTGGACCACTATTTTCAGTGCCACACATAGGGTGAGCTAAAATAAGCTGTGATTTTAAATTTTTAGGAATGCTTTTTATGATTTGTTCTTTTGTGCTTCCAAGTTCGATTATTGTAGTGTTTTTTGGAATTTTTTCTAGCTTTTGTAAAACGGTAATTATCGCATTTACGGGGATTGCTATAAAAATCACATCGCATTTGCTAAGCTCTTTAAAGGATATTAGCTCGTGTATTAGGCCAAGTTCTAGAGCTTGTTTTTCATGCTCTTTATTAAGGTCGTATCCATATACGGTGCTTACTAATTTATTTTCCTTAAGACACAGCCCCAAAGAGCCGCCTATTAGTCCAAGTCCTATGATAGCGATTTTCATTTATTTGCCTTTACATAACCTTGAGTTAAAAAATCTCGGTTATTATACAGATTTTGCAATAAAATTTTTTGGAAAAATATGAAAAAGATAATAATTGTGTGTTTTTTATCCTCTTTGTGCTTTGCAGCAAGTATAAGGAGCGTGACATTTGTAGGACTTACTCAGCTTTCAAGTGAAAGTGCCTTGGCTATTAGTGGATTAAAAATAGGTGAGGAAATAAATGAAGAAAAGATTAATAATGCAATATTTAAGCTTTACGAGCAAAATTACTTCAGCGATATAGTTGTTGAGGAAAATTTAGGAGATATCATCTTTCACCTTACGCAAAAGCCAAGTATAGCGCGTATCGATATAACAGGCGTTTCATCAAACGATAGGAAGCAAATAGATACTATTTTGGGTATAAAAAAGGGTGCTTTGTATGATGAATATGTCTTAAAAGAAGCCGCTAATAGAATAAAGCTTTATTATGAGGCTAGGGGATATTTTGACACTGTGGTTGAATTTAGTAGCGAGAAGCTAAGCAATTCTAGCGGTTTGCAAGTAAATTACATAGTAAATCGCGGGGAAAATATCATCATAGAAAATGTGTTTTTATCAGGCACCACCAAGCTTTCGTATTCTGATTTTGAACCAAGTTTAAGTAATAAAAAACGCGAATTTATGGGTTGGATGTGGGGCAGAAACGACGGAAAACTTAATATCTTTGAACTACCAAATGATAGCGCAAGGGTGGCTGATGAGTACATGAAACGCGGTTATTTGGATGTGCAAGTATCGCCCCCGGCACTTAGGGTAAATTCAAACACCTACAAGGCTGATTTGTCGTATTTCATAAAAGAGGGTCAAATTTATAAAATTTCAAGTATAAGTATAGAAAATCCACTTTACACTCCCGAGCAAAACCGCGAAAAAGCAGAAGAGCTTAGCTCTAGCGTAGGCGATATAGCTAATATAGACAACATAAGAAATGATATGAATACCATACAAACAGATGTTGGAAATTTAGGCTATGCCTTTGCACAAATTTTTCCGGATATACAAAAAAACGAACTCACTCAAGAAGCCGATATTATCTTTAGAGTAATTCCAAATGATAAGGTTTATATTAGAAATGTCACAATCAAGGGCAATAATAGAACCATAGACAGGGTAGTAAGACGCGAGCTTTATATAACAGAGGGAAATTTATATCATAAAGACGACTTGACAGAATCAAGAAATGCCCTAAGAAGAACCTCATATTTTGATGATGTAAATATAAGAGAAGAGAGGGTAAATTCATCGCAAATTGATTTGGTAGTCGAGGTTACAGAAGCAAGCACAGGTTCAATTAGCGGCGGCGTTGGATACAGTTCATCTGATGGGGTTTTGCTTAATGCTTCTTATTCTGATAGCAATATCTTTGGTTCAGGTATGAAAAGCATAGTAAGCGTTGATAGAAGCTATGAGTATCTTACAGGTCGTATAGGCCTTACAAATCCTCGCATTAGAGATAGTGAGTATAGCTTAAGCGGCAGTCTTTACGCTAATGAATACACTTGGGATAATTACAGCGATAGAAACTACGGTTTTGATATAACAGTTGGCAGACGCTTTGCTAGATATTTTTCAGCAGGTCTTACTTATAATCTAGAGCATAGTGATATTTATCATCTAAGCCCAGAGCTTATTTTAACGGGTTATGAGGTTGGAAAGAGCATTAAAAGCTCTATAACTCCGTATGTATCCTTTAACAACACAGATGATTACTATCTGCCACGCAAGGGTATCATAGCTTCAACCAGCCTAGAAGTAGCTGGTGTTGGCGGAACACAACGTTTTGTTACCTCAAGTACTTCCTTTAGCTTTTATCAAGGCTTGCAAGATTTTATAGGACTTGACCTTATTTACAGATACAAGGCAAATTTTTACAAAACTTGGGATATGGGAAATTTACCTATAAATCAAAAATTTTTCCTAGGTGGTATAGGCTCGATAAGAGGTTTTGAAAGCAGAACCGTTAGTCCTAAAAACAGATATGGTTTTGAAGAGGGCGGAACCATAGCATTTACAAATTCAGCCGAACTTTCCTTTCCACTTATAGATAGGATTAAGCTAAGAGGGGCTTTGTTTTTTGATTACGGTGCTATAGGTAGAGAGGTTTTAGATGTGCATAAGAGTAAGCACAGATATAGCACAGGTTTATCTATAGAGTGGATTACTCCTTTTGGTCCTTTGCAACTTGTGTTTGCTAAGCCTCTAAACCCACAAGAAGGCGATGATACGAGCACGTTTGAATTTACTGTTGGAACTAGATTTTAGCTTTAAGCTAAGATTTTTTAAATTTCAGTAAAATAGTTCATTTATTTTTTAGGTTGAGGATATGAATTTTTTAGATATTTTTTCAGGTATAAGACGAAAACAATCAAGCCCAACGGACGCTCCAAATCACTGGATAAAATGCGAAAATTGCTTTGCCTTAATGTATGATAAGGACATACAAGCAAATTTAAATGTATGTACTAAGTGCGGCTTTCACATGAAAATTTCCCCAAAAGAGCGTATAGCTATGCTAAGTGATGAGGGAAGTTTTGTAGAGCATGATGAGGATTTACAAGCAGTTGACCCGCTTAAATTTGTAGACAGCAAATCTTACAAAAAAAGACTTAGCGATGCATTAGAGAGCACAGGTTCAAAGAGTTCTGCTATAAGCGGCGAGTGTCTTATAAATGGCATAAAAACCCAACTTGTGGTTTTTGATTTTTCTTTTATGGGCGGTTCTTTGGCTTCTGTTGAAGGAGAAAAGATAGTTCGCGCCGTGCAAAGAGCAAGGTCAGCTAAGACGCCTCTTGTCATAGTTTCAGCCTCAGGCGGAGCCAGAATGCAAGAAAGCACCTTTTCTTTAATGCAAATGAGTAAAACTAGTGCAGCCTTAAAGCTTTTAGCTGAGGATAAGCTACCATATATCAGTGTTTTAACCCACCCTACCTTAGGCGGCGTGTCAGCCTCTTTTGCCTTTTTAGGTGATATTATCGTGGCTGAACCGGGTGCGTTAATAGGTTTTGCAGGGGCTAGGGTTATTAAGCAAACCATAGGAGCTGACCTGCCAGAGGGCTTTCAAACAGCTGAATTTTTGCTAGAACATGGCTTAATTGATTCCATAGTTGAAAGAAGTGCTCAAAAGCAGTACATAAGTGATTTTCTAAAGCTTTTAACTTAGGATTTTGTTTGCAAATTTATATAAACTGTATCCAAAAAAGTAGCGATTTTAAGGAACAAGAACAAAGATATTTAAAGCTAATTAGCATACACAGCAAGATTAAGGATACAGTTTTTTTTAATGACAAGATAGCCAAAGCACAAAAAACATCAAAGCAAGAGGCTAAAAAAAGCTATGAAGAATGCTTTAAGCCGCTTAAAAAAGGCTTTTGTATAGCTTTAGATGAAAAAGCAAAAGAGCTAGATAGCTTTGAATTTGCTAAGCTCTTAGAAAGCAAAAACGAAGTAAGTTTTTTCATAGCCGGGGCTTATGGTTTTAGTGAGAATTTTATAAAAAGTTGCGATTTTGCGCTGTCTTTAAGCAAGCTTACATTAGCACATAGCATTGCAAAAGTGCTTTTGCTAGAGCAGATTTACCGTGCCTTTTGTATTATCAAAAAGCACCCATATCACAAGTAAAGGATTGTTATGAGGATTAAATTATTTTTATTTTTGGGAATTTTATACTTTGTTATCTTAGGTGCCTTTGTTTTTCATATAAATCCAAACCCTTACACCGTAGAGCTTTTTGGTTTTTCTTATACCCTGTCTGTGACAGTTTGGATTTTACTGCCAAGCCTTATTATATTTATTCTTGCACTGTTGCATATGTCATTTTATGGCTTTTTAAGATATATCAAATACAAAAATTTCTTTAACGATGCTGCTAAGTTTGAAT includes:
- a CDS encoding M23 family metallopeptidase; amino-acid sequence: MARKKKSGKIIGILVFVLIALALYMSKELEVFEKEAPQILIADTVYVNSKQNLELSLTDSLSGISKIKLSVQKDANSSFELLSEQKIALQKELNLQISLPKESFANSKQILLRIEAKDNSLWNFFRGNETVKDVLVINDNKRPLINIISHSPSIEQGGAALVIFRARDENLDEVYIEDNEGNKFISKQYLKDGYYGALIAWDSRKSDFVAYVVAKDKAQNISKERVRFAYRTRQYKTSNIELSDRFLDGKIQTLTNQYAENNDFTRTEKFKFINEELRNGNEKLIHDITTKIPEETLQNFRISPFLPLKNSAKVADFSDHRFYTYKGEAVSNSHHLGLDLASVAQAPIVSSNDGVVVFADENGIYGLNVIIYHGFGLYSLYGHCTSSFVAKDDKVLKGDSIATTGVSGLALGDHLHFGILVQGVETRPEQWQDRNWLQIHIHQVLDNAKTHILGR
- a CDS encoding prephenate dehydrogenase, giving the protein MKIAIIGLGLIGGSLGLCLKENKLVSTVYGYDLNKEHEKQALELGLIHELISFKELSKCDVIFIAIPVNAIITVLQKLEKIPKNTTIIELGSTKEQIIKSIPKNLKSQLILAHPMCGTENSGPKAAFKELYKDGVCVICDSQRALVSHRQRAIEILSHIGMRIVFMNSKAHDHHTAIISHLPHAISFALANFVMKEENKKNIVHLAGGSFRGMSRIAKSSPDMWTSIFEQNKENLLNSIELFEQELSYCKQMIEKNDLKALGKWMKKANSLRDIL
- the bamA gene encoding outer membrane protein assembly factor BamA, coding for MKKIIIVCFLSSLCFAASIRSVTFVGLTQLSSESALAISGLKIGEEINEEKINNAIFKLYEQNYFSDIVVEENLGDIIFHLTQKPSIARIDITGVSSNDRKQIDTILGIKKGALYDEYVLKEAANRIKLYYEARGYFDTVVEFSSEKLSNSSGLQVNYIVNRGENIIIENVFLSGTTKLSYSDFEPSLSNKKREFMGWMWGRNDGKLNIFELPNDSARVADEYMKRGYLDVQVSPPALRVNSNTYKADLSYFIKEGQIYKISSISIENPLYTPEQNREKAEELSSSVGDIANIDNIRNDMNTIQTDVGNLGYAFAQIFPDIQKNELTQEADIIFRVIPNDKVYIRNVTIKGNNRTIDRVVRRELYITEGNLYHKDDLTESRNALRRTSYFDDVNIREERVNSSQIDLVVEVTEASTGSISGGVGYSSSDGVLLNASYSDSNIFGSGMKSIVSVDRSYEYLTGRIGLTNPRIRDSEYSLSGSLYANEYTWDNYSDRNYGFDITVGRRFARYFSAGLTYNLEHSDIYHLSPELILTGYEVGKSIKSSITPYVSFNNTDDYYLPRKGIIASTSLEVAGVGGTQRFVTSSTSFSFYQGLQDFIGLDLIYRYKANFYKTWDMGNLPINQKFFLGGIGSIRGFESRTVSPKNRYGFEEGGTIAFTNSAELSFPLIDRIKLRGALFFDYGAIGREVLDVHKSKHRYSTGLSIEWITPFGPLQLVFAKPLNPQEGDDTSTFEFTVGTRF
- the accD gene encoding acetyl-CoA carboxylase, carboxyltransferase subunit beta — translated: MNFLDIFSGIRRKQSSPTDAPNHWIKCENCFALMYDKDIQANLNVCTKCGFHMKISPKERIAMLSDEGSFVEHDEDLQAVDPLKFVDSKSYKKRLSDALESTGSKSSAISGECLINGIKTQLVVFDFSFMGGSLASVEGEKIVRAVQRARSAKTPLVIVSASGGARMQESTFSLMQMSKTSAALKLLAEDKLPYISVLTHPTLGGVSASFAFLGDIIVAEPGALIGFAGARVIKQTIGADLPEGFQTAEFLLEHGLIDSIVERSAQKQYISDFLKLLT
- a CDS encoding 23S rRNA (pseudouridine(1915)-N(3))-methyltransferase RlmH, which gives rise to MQIYINCIQKSSDFKEQEQRYLKLISIHSKIKDTVFFNDKIAKAQKTSKQEAKKSYEECFKPLKKGFCIALDEKAKELDSFEFAKLLESKNEVSFFIAGAYGFSENFIKSCDFALSLSKLTLAHSIAKVLLLEQIYRAFCIIKKHPYHK